One Cryptosporidium parvum Iowa II chromosome 1, whole genome shotgun sequence genomic window, gtatataaatacaaaatgaCCTTTAAATtgtcttttattttttcgCTATTTATCAATTGTTTTGTCTGAGAAATTGTGGGTGAAAGTAGTTCAGGTTCGCAATTTGGGTTTTTGTTAGTCTTTTTCTCAGACTCCCTTATTTTGTTAAactttgaaattgataCTTTTAAAACATATAATAGTAAGGCATTTAAGACAAAGATTGATACTAAATTGGAAACATATCTCCCAACAAATACTCCACATAAACTTCCGAGTGTAAGAAGTGGAgcaataaataatacaatttgAATATCAATCAACGGCGCCTTTTCTACTGGCATAAACGAGAACGAGTATTCGTGGATTTGATTCTCAGTGACAGCCAGCTTGAGAAAAGTAGTTGCATCGTTATATTCCGGAACTGCCCGTTTatattgtaataaattagTTACCAATGCACAAATTACTCCTCCAAGTATAATTGCAGAAGAAAAAGTAACTGCCTGCGAAAATGGAACTCGCATAAGACCTAAAAAAATGGGCATTGAAATAATTCCACCTCCTCCACCAGCTGAGACAGCAATAGATGCAAAACATCCGACAATTAACAATGAAATGATATCCATTTGAGTCAAGTCACTAATAGATTTAATACGCTCATTTTGAAGCTTCGGACCGATAGCATCGCCTTCAGAAGCACAAAGCACCAAGAAAATAACTGTTATAAGACATAACTTTCTCAAAATTACGATAATAGAACccatattttttaaaataattctacGAAATAATTACATTTGGTCAAAATTAATGGGACTGCGTTTAATAAGCTAATACCTATTATTTTAGATGCGGCCAAAATAGAGCCAAAAATTTAGCGCAAAAAATATACAAGCAGATAggttaaaaaatttatggAAGTGCCCACAATATCCAAGGTTGTAAAtcagtaataataaattcactTGCAACCAAATAGTTCTTAAGATATTTGCCCATATGAAATACAAAGTTAGGGGCACCTAACTATTTTCATAAGATTACACGATCCCGGACAGGACTCTTTAACGCCATGCACGGCGATAGCAAAATCTCCACTCTCAATAAGACTTTCCTCTTTCGCAAGTGCTAGGGCATTAGATATTACAACTTCACTATGATGGATTGAGTTTAAGACATAAGTCTTAACACCTCTTGCAATCTTTAGCCCTCTGGCTACCTCAGGTTTAGCTGTGCATGCAATAATGGTTTGACTTGGCCTGTATTTTGAAATGAGTCTTGCAGTATTCCCTGTTTCTGTGATTGTGATGATTAATTTTGCATTTACGTCATGGGCAGACTCAACTGCAGAACAAGCAATGGCTTCAGGGACAGCAACAGGCTTTGGAACTGAGGAATGTATTGCGTGGTATAACACTGGATAATCAATACATGTCTCAGCTTGGGCACATACTCTGGACATTACATTTACTGCGTCAAATGGAAATGCTCCATTTGCAGTTTCTCCAGATAGCATAACACAATCTGAACCATCTAAAACAGCGTTTGCAACATCAGTCATTTCTGCCCTTGTTGGCCTATTACTCTTAATCATGCTTTCAAGCATTTGAGTTGCAGTAACAACAGGCTTACCTGCAACATTGCATTTGGAAATCATACATTTCTGAGCAAcgaatattttttctggAGGAATTTCCATACCCAGGTCACCTCTTGCAACCATGATACCGTCTGACTCGCTGCAAATACTATCGAAGTTGATCACACCTTCCAAGTTTtcaattttagaaataatcTTTATTGAGCTTGGGATTCCATTGGAGTATTGCgtattttcagaaataatttGCCTACATAGTTGCACATCAGCTCCATTCTGCACGAAGGAAAGAGCAATAAAATCCAAGTTGTACTTAAGGGCAAAGTCCACAATGTCATGTCTATCTTTATCCCCAATTATTGGTAAGTGGACCTTACAACCTGGTAGATTCATATTTTTCCTTTCACCGATAGTTACGCTATTCAATACCTTGCAGACAATGAAATCATCGCCAATTTCTAGCACTTGAGTCGATAACGAGCCATCAGCAATTAAAACAGTACTTCCAATTTGTACACTTTTAGGTAATAGAGAATAGCTACACGATATACATTCGGAGTTACCTAACATAGAGTAATCTGttgtaatttttaaagtttgGCCTGCCTTCAATTCAATGGGCTTTCCACCTTCCAACATTCCGGTTCTGATCTCTGGGCCTTTAGTATCTAGCATTATCCCAACGGTAGAGTGAGGTCTTGCTTTAGCTGCCTCCCTGATATTTTGTAAAGTCTTGAAGTGACTCTCATGATCGCCATGGGAAAAGTTAAGTCTAGCAACACTCATACCTTTGTCAATTAAACCAATCAACGATTCTACATTATTACAGCTTGGGCCAATTGTACATATGATTTGTGTCTTCCTTTGGGTTACGTCATTATCTGCTAAAGGAGAGCAAATTTTGTCCATCCCTAAACAAGTTGCCTTTCCCAGTGTGCAACTCATTACTGCAGAAGTAGATGCGAGTCTTTTCAAATGATCGTTTGAAATCATCTTAgtgaattttttgatttattgaaattaataaaaaataaatcaaatgtTCTTAATTATCAAAGGATCTAGAAAAATTGGCGCTTCATATCTTATCTATGTTATTTACTCCCCTTGTGGGGagcaaataataatactaagTCCTCTCAATAGGgttgaattttttaattgagTTTATTATCCACATGCATATATAGACTATGATTTGATGGAAAATGGTGCGGTTGTATTTAAACGTAAATGTTAGTTACTTATTTTCGCTCTTTTCAAATCATTGTTCTGTGCGGATTTAGTGAAGATATTCTTTTTAGGTTTTGTGGGGTGCTTCAGTGCGTCTGGGATTATTGCGTAGCTCAGGTATCCACTTTCATTGTCGTGGCTCGAGTGCGAGTTTTTggtattaattattataggGCATGGTAAATTGTCGTAATTTTTGTACCATAAAACGCATCCTAcatctttaatatcaattgaatcttcaaataatttaaaggATGTTTGAGCAGTGAGTTCGGttatttcaattgaatAAGGAACACTGTTTAGATTTATTGTGGTTAATTCCTTCCGGAATCTAAACGTATTCTTTTCACATGAATCTAATTGAACAACAGTTATTCCACTTAAATCTTCACATTTTATAAAAACTTTCTTCAGTGAAGAACTGAACTTTACTTCTAAGGGAATTGACTATAAGAAGTTATATTTAGCTCAAAATTGAATGTTACTTACCTCAAGGTTAATCGAATCTATTTCAGTTCCGTATAAATAGTCCCAAAGCTTGATTCTTTTATCAAGAGATGaactaataattaatttagatGATTCTTCAGCGATTTTTACCTCACATAGTGATGAGATTGCGCCACCGTGACCAcataatattgaaagtgTATTTTCTAAATGTTTTATATTAGAAACCCATATTTTTCCACACTTATTCCCAGTAAACAAAAGTTTGGAGTCGTGGCTGACTATTGAACATGTAACTGTTGATAAATGACCCATTTTGGGGATTATACAATCAGCCATATCGTTGTTTAGTAGTTCTTCACTATCTGAGTGATTATCAAACGAGGGTAAATTTCTACCATTCTTAATCGCTGAGTGAATAGAAGAGGCATTCAATAAGTATAAA contains:
- a CDS encoding pyruvate kinase, whose product is IKKFTKMISNDHLKRLASTSAVMSCTLGKATCLGMDKICSPLADNDVTQRKTQIICTIGPSCNNVESLIGLIDKGMSVARLNFSHGDHESHFKTLQNIREAAKARPHSTVGIMLDTKGPEIRTGMLEGGKPIELKAGQTLKITTDYSMLGNSECISCSYSLLPKSVQIGSTVLIADGSLSTQVLEIGDDFIVCKVLNSVTIGERKNMNLPGCKVHLPIIGDKDRHDIVDFALKYNLDFIALSFVQNGADVQLCRQIISENTQYSNGIPSSIKIISKIENLEGVINFDSICSESDGIMVARGDLGMEIPPEKIFVAQKCMISKCNVAGKPVVTATQMLESMIKSNRPTRAEMTDVANAVLDGSDCVMLSGETANGAFPFDAVNVMSRVCAQAETCIDYPVLYHAIHSSVPKPVAVPEAIACSAVESAHDVNAKLIITITETGNTARLISKYRPSQTIIACTAKPEVARGLKIARGVKTYVLNSIHHSEVVISNALALAKEESLIESGDFAIAVHGVKESCPGSCNLMKIVRCP
- a CDS encoding hypothetical protein (WD40 domain repeats) — encoded protein: YKPKYICIQIERIMRNIDLISGNNSLFYYNDQLIWFQKNKLFSLSLVDYQQSEIALGNEEDTLVSVNISMDGTATACSSNKVIYIIKICNFSFQLIGRFIHSKRLNISIFKPDTNEVIIGDKFGDLYLLNASSIHSAIKNGRNLPSFDNHSDSEELLNNDMADCIIPKMGHLSTVTCSIVSHDSKLLFTGNKCGKIWVSNIKHLENTLSILCGHGGAISSLCEVKIAEESSKLIISSSLDKRIKLWDYLYGTEIDSINLEVSNIQF